In the genome of Streptomyces racemochromogenes, one region contains:
- a CDS encoding alkene reductase: MTQTRQTPAASRLFEPARLGGLELSSRLVMAPLTRNRAGADGVPGELMAVHYAQRASAGLIIAEGTTPNAVGQTYPNIPGIHTPAQIAGWRRVTDAVRAAGGRMFLQLQHGGRVGHPDTSGLVPLAPSAVRFPEPLRTPGGPREGVTPRVMSEEDVRSTIADFASAARNAVEAGFDGVEVHSANGHLLHQFLAGNTNLRTDAWGGSVENRIRFPVEVVRAVAEAVGPERVGVRVSPGTNVNGVREDDTELLYPALVAALAHVGPAYLHQVHSDPDRPLFAEIRAAWPGTLIANPRLSHEELAADAGLLKGERLLAAGADLVALGRGFLANPDLVERLRTGAPLNALRPEFLMHVHGPEGYNDYPALAPAPA, from the coding sequence ATGACGCAGACACGACAGACCCCCGCCGCATCCCGCCTCTTCGAACCCGCCCGCCTCGGCGGCCTGGAACTGTCCAGCCGTCTGGTGATGGCCCCGCTGACCCGCAATCGCGCCGGGGCCGACGGGGTGCCCGGCGAACTCATGGCCGTCCACTACGCGCAGCGCGCCTCGGCCGGCCTGATCATCGCCGAGGGCACCACCCCGAACGCGGTCGGACAGACCTACCCGAACATCCCCGGCATCCACACCCCGGCCCAGATCGCCGGGTGGCGCCGGGTCACCGACGCCGTGCGCGCGGCGGGCGGGCGGATGTTCCTCCAGCTCCAGCACGGCGGCCGGGTCGGGCACCCCGACACCAGCGGGCTCGTACCGCTCGCGCCGTCCGCCGTGCGCTTCCCCGAGCCGCTGCGGACCCCGGGCGGGCCGCGGGAGGGCGTCACGCCCCGCGTGATGAGCGAGGAGGACGTCCGCTCCACCATCGCCGACTTCGCGAGCGCCGCCCGCAATGCCGTCGAGGCGGGCTTCGACGGGGTCGAGGTGCACTCGGCCAACGGCCACCTGCTCCACCAGTTCCTCGCCGGGAACACCAACCTGCGCACCGACGCGTGGGGCGGGTCCGTCGAGAACCGGATCCGGTTCCCCGTGGAGGTGGTCCGGGCCGTCGCCGAGGCCGTCGGGCCGGAGCGGGTCGGCGTGCGCGTCTCCCCCGGGACGAACGTCAACGGCGTACGGGAGGACGACACCGAGCTCCTGTACCCGGCGCTCGTCGCGGCCCTCGCGCACGTGGGGCCGGCCTACCTGCACCAGGTCCACTCCGACCCGGACCGGCCCCTCTTCGCGGAGATCCGCGCGGCCTGGCCCGGCACCCTGATCGCCAACCCCCGGCTCTCCCACGAGGAACTCGCCGCCGACGCGGGTCTGCTCAAGGGCGAGCGGCTGCTGGCCGCGGGCGCCGACCTGGTCGCGCTGGGCCGGGGCTTCCTGGCCAACCCCGACCTGGTGGAACGCCTGCGCACGGGCGCGCCGCTCAACGCGCTCCGCCCCGAGTTCCTGATGCACGTACACGGCCCCGAGGGCTACAACGACTACCCCGCTCTGGCCCCGGCCCCCGCCTAG
- a CDS encoding MerR family transcriptional regulator, which translates to MRIGELAARTGVGERSLRYYEQQGLLASDRTPGGHRDFPERAVDRVIRIQELYAAGLNSSRIRQILPCMRDEDGGPSVRATPALVAELSGERDRIDRMIGDLLRSREVLDEVIAAASGPAPASGPAAAPGPAAAPGLAPAPGPAPASGGSVGA; encoded by the coding sequence GTGCGGATCGGTGAACTGGCGGCGCGCACCGGGGTCGGTGAGCGTTCGCTGCGCTACTACGAGCAGCAGGGCCTGCTGGCGTCCGACCGGACGCCCGGCGGCCACCGGGACTTCCCCGAGCGGGCCGTCGACCGGGTCATCCGGATCCAGGAACTCTACGCGGCCGGCCTGAACAGCTCCCGGATCAGGCAGATCCTGCCCTGCATGCGGGACGAGGACGGCGGCCCCTCGGTGCGCGCCACCCCGGCCCTGGTGGCCGAGCTGTCCGGCGAACGCGACCGGATCGACCGGATGATCGGCGACCTCCTGCGCTCCCGCGAGGTCCTGGACGAGGTCATCGCGGCGGCGTCCGGCCCCGCCCCGGCGTCCGGCCCCGCCGCAGCTCCCGGCCCCGCCGCAGCTCCCGGCCTCGCCCCGGCTCCCGGCCCCGCCCCGGCGTCCGGGGGCTCCGTCGGCGCGTGA
- a CDS encoding acyl-CoA dehydrogenase family protein: MDFAFDTRTEELRERLLAFMEEYVHPAEAVAAEQRARLASPWDTPAVFGELKAEARRQGLWNLFLPDAEYGAGLTNLQYAPLAEITGRSPHLAPMATNCAAPDTGNMELLAQFGDEAQKKQWLEPLLAGEIRSAFAMTEPEVASSDASNIETRIERDGDSYVVTGRKWYISGAMNPDCKVFIVMGKTDPEGEDPRRRQSMVLVPRDTPGVEVRRAMTVYGYADHDHGGHAEVVFDGARVPAGNLIGGEGAGFAIAQARLGPGRIHHCMRLIGMAERAVELMCRRAVGRTAFGKELAAQGVVQNWIADARVTIEQLRLLVLKTAWLMDTVGNRGAHTEIQAIKIATPRAVVGILDQAVQLHGAGGVSQDFPLAELWAAARTLRLADGPDEVHQRSLAHRELRRYRA, from the coding sequence ATGGACTTCGCATTCGACACCCGGACCGAGGAACTCCGCGAACGGCTGCTCGCGTTCATGGAGGAGTACGTCCACCCGGCGGAAGCCGTCGCCGCCGAGCAGCGCGCACGGCTGGCCTCGCCCTGGGACACCCCGGCCGTCTTCGGCGAACTGAAGGCCGAGGCGCGCCGCCAGGGGCTGTGGAACCTCTTCCTTCCCGACGCCGAGTACGGCGCCGGGCTGACCAACCTCCAGTACGCCCCGCTGGCGGAGATCACCGGCCGCAGCCCCCACCTGGCGCCGATGGCGACCAACTGCGCGGCCCCGGACACCGGGAACATGGAGCTGCTCGCGCAGTTCGGCGACGAGGCGCAGAAGAAGCAGTGGCTGGAGCCGCTGCTGGCCGGGGAGATCCGCTCCGCCTTCGCGATGACCGAGCCCGAGGTGGCCTCCTCGGACGCGTCGAACATCGAGACGCGCATCGAGCGCGACGGTGACTCGTACGTGGTCACGGGGCGCAAGTGGTACATCTCGGGGGCGATGAACCCGGACTGCAAGGTCTTCATCGTGATGGGCAAGACCGACCCGGAGGGCGAGGATCCGCGCCGCCGGCAGTCGATGGTCCTGGTCCCGCGCGACACCCCGGGCGTGGAGGTGCGCCGGGCGATGACGGTGTACGGGTACGCGGACCACGACCACGGCGGCCACGCCGAGGTGGTCTTCGACGGGGCCCGGGTCCCGGCGGGGAACCTGATCGGCGGGGAGGGCGCCGGCTTCGCCATCGCCCAGGCCCGGCTGGGTCCGGGCCGGATCCACCACTGCATGCGGCTGATCGGGATGGCGGAGCGGGCCGTCGAGCTGATGTGCCGGCGCGCGGTGGGGCGTACGGCCTTCGGGAAGGAACTGGCCGCGCAGGGCGTCGTGCAGAACTGGATCGCGGACGCCCGGGTCACCATCGAGCAGCTGCGGCTGCTGGTGCTGAAGACGGCCTGGCTGATGGACACGGTCGGCAACCGGGGCGCGCACACCGAGATCCAGGCCATCAAGATCGCGACCCCGCGCGCGGTCGTGGGGATCCTGGACCAGGCGGTGCAGCTGCACGGCGCGGGCGGGGTCAGCCAGGACTTCCCGCTGGCCGAACTGTGGGCGGCGGCCCGGACCCTGCGGCTGGCGGACGGGCCGGACGAGGTGCACCAGCGTTCGCTCGCGCACCGCGAGCTGAGGCGGTACCGGGCCTGA
- a CDS encoding phosphotransferase family protein, protein MTPADPRGLDLRRLRGHLDAARPGLTAGPLSGRLIEGGRSNLTYAVTDGTSRWVVRRPPLGHVLATAHDMRREHRVISALHGTAVPVPEALLLCEDEEVLGAPFYVMEHVDGTPYRTAGQLAELGPERTRRAVLGLVDTLVDLHAVDPDAVGLGDFGRPEGFLDRQLRRWGKQLAASRGRELAGIDELHGALGRALPRSPAPTVVHGDFRLDNVLIGGPDDAVRAVLDWEMSTLGDPLTDLGLLVMYSSDLGLADSPVSTTSGAPGHPAPAELVERYAARSGRDTASIAWYTAFAWFKLAVILEGIHYRYVLGQTVGAGFDRIGELVPVFIEHGLTTLQEG, encoded by the coding sequence ATGACCCCAGCCGATCCCCGAGGCCTCGATCTGCGGAGGCTGCGCGGCCATCTGGACGCCGCGCGGCCCGGGCTCACGGCGGGGCCGCTGAGCGGCCGGCTGATCGAGGGCGGCCGGTCGAACCTGACGTACGCGGTCACCGACGGCACCTCCCGCTGGGTGGTGCGGCGCCCGCCGCTGGGGCACGTCCTGGCCACCGCGCACGACATGCGCCGCGAGCACCGGGTGATCTCGGCCCTGCACGGGACCGCCGTACCGGTGCCCGAGGCGCTGCTGCTGTGCGAGGACGAGGAGGTGCTGGGGGCGCCGTTCTACGTCATGGAGCACGTGGACGGGACCCCGTACCGCACCGCCGGGCAGCTCGCGGAGCTCGGCCCCGAGCGCACCCGGCGGGCGGTGCTGGGCCTGGTGGACACCCTGGTCGACCTGCACGCGGTGGACCCGGACGCGGTGGGACTGGGCGACTTCGGCCGGCCCGAGGGCTTCCTGGACCGGCAGCTGCGCCGCTGGGGCAAGCAGCTCGCGGCCTCCCGGGGCCGGGAGCTCGCCGGGATCGACGAGCTGCACGGGGCGCTGGGGCGGGCCCTGCCCCGCTCCCCCGCGCCGACCGTGGTGCACGGGGACTTCCGGCTGGACAACGTCCTGATCGGCGGGCCGGACGACGCGGTCCGGGCGGTGCTGGACTGGGAGATGTCCACGCTCGGCGATCCGCTGACGGACCTCGGCCTGCTGGTGATGTACAGCTCCGACCTGGGCCTGGCCGACTCCCCGGTCAGCACGACGAGCGGGGCGCCCGGCCATCCGGCGCCCGCCGAGCTGGTCGAGCGGTACGCCGCCCGCTCGGGGCGGGACACCGCGTCGATCGCCTGGTACACGGCCTTCGCCTGGTTCAAGCTCGCCGTGATCCTCGAAGGCATCCACTACCGGTACGTGCTCGGGCAGACGGTCGGCGCGGGCTTCGACCGGATCGGCGAGCTGGTCCCGGTCTTCATCGAGCACGGACTGACCACCCTCCAGGAAGGCTGA
- a CDS encoding MBL fold metallo-hydrolase, producing MTVEEPYVVQPAAGVHAYVQPDGGWCLNNAGWISDGGRTLLVDTAATERRARALRDAVTASGAPLPRTVVNTHHHGDHTYGNATFAPEAVIVGHDQARAEQLAAGHQLELIWPATDFGAIEITAPDLTYSDRLTLHVGDTEVRVIHPGVAHTTGDSVVWLPRQRVVFTGDLVFAGGTPFLAMGSLAGSLRALELLRSLDAETVVPGHGPLTDASAYDATERYLRFVAELARQGREKGLTPLELAQGADLGEFAAWRESERLVANLHRAYAELGGEPEGVPLDILAVLRDMTVMNGGTPILCHA from the coding sequence ATGACCGTCGAAGAGCCGTACGTCGTCCAGCCCGCGGCCGGAGTGCACGCCTACGTCCAGCCGGACGGGGGCTGGTGCCTGAACAACGCCGGCTGGATCAGCGACGGCGGCCGCACCCTGCTCGTCGACACCGCCGCCACCGAACGGCGCGCACGGGCCCTGCGCGATGCCGTCACGGCCTCCGGGGCGCCGCTGCCCCGGACCGTGGTCAACACCCACCACCACGGCGACCACACCTACGGCAACGCCACGTTCGCCCCCGAGGCCGTGATCGTCGGCCACGACCAGGCGCGCGCCGAGCAGCTCGCCGCCGGGCACCAGCTGGAGCTGATCTGGCCCGCGACCGACTTCGGGGCGATAGAGATCACCGCCCCCGACCTCACCTACAGCGACCGGCTGACCCTGCACGTCGGCGACACCGAGGTGCGGGTGATCCACCCGGGCGTGGCGCACACCACCGGCGACTCGGTCGTGTGGCTGCCCCGGCAGCGGGTGGTGTTCACCGGTGACCTGGTCTTCGCCGGCGGCACCCCGTTCCTGGCGATGGGCTCCCTCGCCGGTTCGCTGCGCGCGCTGGAGCTGCTGCGCTCGCTGGACGCGGAGACGGTCGTACCGGGGCACGGGCCGCTGACCGACGCCTCGGCGTACGACGCGACCGAGCGCTACCTGCGGTTCGTGGCGGAGCTGGCCCGGCAGGGCCGGGAGAAGGGGCTGACCCCGCTGGAGCTGGCGCAGGGGGCGGACCTGGGCGAGTTCGCGGCCTGGCGGGAGAGCGAGCGGCTGGTGGCGAACCTCCACCGGGCCTACGCCGAGCTGGGCGGGGAGCCGGAGGGAGTGCCGCTGGACATCCTGGCGGTGCTGCGGGACATGACGGTGATGAACGGCGGGACGCCGATCCTGTGCCACGCGTGA
- a CDS encoding DUF202 domain-containing protein: MTRPGTAARDAGLQPERTRLAWRRTTLACSVTAVLALRQALHGTGSRVEVAATAVIALIWVAFLWVAHRRVRELAAARPPGLSPRVALAAVLCSVGLAVFAMALIV, from the coding sequence GTGACCCGTCCCGGTACGGCGGCCCGTGACGCGGGGCTCCAGCCCGAGCGGACGCGGCTGGCGTGGCGGCGTACGACGCTGGCCTGCTCGGTCACGGCGGTGCTGGCGCTGCGGCAGGCCCTGCACGGGACGGGCTCGCGGGTCGAGGTGGCCGCGACGGCGGTGATCGCGCTGATCTGGGTGGCCTTCCTGTGGGTGGCGCACCGGCGGGTGCGGGAGCTGGCCGCGGCCCGGCCGCCGGGGCTCTCGCCGCGGGTGGCGCTGGCGGCGGTGCTGTGTTCGGTGGGCCTGGCGGTGTTCGCGATGGCGCTCATCGTCTGA
- a CDS encoding YidH family protein translates to MIDFVKDVRLWFAPGRLRDEGETPDYRFSLANERTFLAWIRTSLALVGGGFAVDQFLPDLRWGVRVGMALTLLAVGAACALRAVNHWVRCERAMRRGEDLPVSRFPVALSLGVGLVAAAMVVVVLLGWTAGR, encoded by the coding sequence GTGATCGACTTCGTCAAGGACGTGCGCCTCTGGTTCGCACCAGGGCGTCTGCGGGACGAGGGCGAGACGCCGGACTACCGCTTCTCCCTCGCCAACGAGCGGACCTTCCTCGCCTGGATCCGCACCTCGCTGGCGCTGGTCGGCGGCGGGTTCGCGGTGGACCAGTTCCTGCCGGACCTGCGGTGGGGGGTGCGGGTCGGGATGGCCCTCACGCTGCTGGCGGTGGGGGCGGCCTGCGCGCTGCGGGCCGTGAACCACTGGGTGCGGTGCGAGCGGGCGATGCGGCGGGGCGAGGACCTGCCGGTGTCCCGGTTCCCGGTGGCGCTGAGCCTGGGCGTGGGGCTGGTGGCGGCGGCGATGGTGGTGGTCGTGCTGCTGGGCTGGACGGCCGGGCGGTGA
- a CDS encoding NUDIX hydrolase: MDPADEVLDVVDRDDRVVGRARRGEVYRRGLLHRCVFVLARDAEGRVFVHRRTASKLVFPSYYDMFVGGVLGAGEEYADAALREAGEELGVSGLPRPRPLFKFLYEGPGGGWWSYVHEVRCTLPVAPQASEVDWHTWLPQEELDRRVAGGDWAWVPDGLEAYRRLRAFREGGGPSGGGHVPGGGTQPAPGS, from the coding sequence GTGGATCCCGCTGACGAGGTACTGGACGTGGTGGACCGGGACGACCGGGTCGTGGGGCGGGCGCGCCGGGGCGAGGTGTACCGGCGGGGGCTGCTGCACCGGTGCGTGTTCGTCCTGGCCAGGGACGCGGAGGGGCGGGTCTTCGTGCACCGCCGGACCGCGTCGAAGCTGGTCTTCCCCTCGTACTACGACATGTTCGTGGGCGGGGTGCTGGGCGCCGGGGAGGAGTACGCGGACGCCGCGCTGCGGGAGGCCGGGGAGGAGCTCGGGGTGAGCGGGCTGCCGAGACCGCGGCCGCTGTTCAAGTTCCTCTACGAGGGCCCGGGCGGCGGCTGGTGGTCGTACGTGCACGAGGTGCGGTGCACCCTGCCGGTGGCCCCGCAGGCCTCGGAGGTGGACTGGCACACCTGGCTGCCGCAGGAGGAGCTGGACCGGCGGGTCGCGGGCGGGGACTGGGCGTGGGTGCCGGACGGGCTGGAGGCCTACCGGCGGCTGCGCGCGTTCCGGGAGGGCGGGGGCCCGTCCGGGGGCGGGCATGTGCCCGGGGGCGGTACCCAGCCCGCGCCGGGTTCGTGA
- a CDS encoding FAD-binding dehydrogenase — protein sequence MTYDADVIVIGAGLAGLVATAELVDAGRRVILLDQEPEQSIGGQAHWSFGGLFFVDSPEQRRMRIKDSRELALQDWLGTAGFDRDEDAWPRRWAEAYVDFAAGEKRSWLHSRGVRFFPVVGWAERGGYDANGHGNSVPRFHITWGTGPGLLEPFVRKVRAGADRGLVRFAFRHRVTGLSATAGAVDTVTGEVLAPSDAERGTASSREAVGAFSLRAQAVIVTSGGIGGNHDLVRAQWPQRLGTPPARMLSGVPAHVDGLMLGITEAAGASHINKDRMWHYTEGIENWNPIWSRHGIRILPGPSSLWLDATGKRLPVPLFPGFDTLGTLDHIMRTGHDHTWFVLNQRIIGKEFGLSGSEQNPDLTGRSVREVINRARQAVPGPVKAFMDRGADFIVERDLSAMVRRMNELTKEDLLDEDAVRREITARDREIANPFTKDLQVTAIHGARRYLGDKLIRTAAPHRILDPAAGPLIAVRLSILTRKSLGGLETDLSSRVLTPSGDPLPGVYAAGEAAGFGGGGVHGYRALEGTFLGGCVFSGRAAGRAAARAVG from the coding sequence ATGACGTACGACGCTGACGTGATCGTGATCGGAGCGGGCCTCGCGGGCCTCGTGGCCACCGCCGAGCTCGTCGACGCGGGCCGCAGGGTGATCCTCCTCGACCAGGAACCGGAGCAGTCCATCGGCGGCCAGGCGCACTGGTCCTTCGGCGGGCTGTTCTTCGTGGACTCGCCCGAGCAGCGCCGCATGCGGATCAAGGACAGCCGCGAGCTCGCCCTCCAGGACTGGCTCGGCACCGCCGGGTTCGACCGGGACGAGGACGCCTGGCCGCGCCGCTGGGCCGAGGCGTACGTGGACTTCGCGGCCGGCGAAAAGCGGTCCTGGCTGCACTCCCGCGGGGTGCGCTTCTTCCCGGTGGTCGGCTGGGCCGAACGCGGCGGCTACGACGCGAACGGCCACGGCAACTCCGTGCCCCGCTTCCACATCACCTGGGGCACCGGCCCCGGCCTGCTGGAGCCCTTCGTCCGCAAGGTCCGCGCCGGCGCGGACCGCGGGCTGGTCCGGTTCGCCTTCCGCCACCGCGTCACCGGCCTGTCGGCCACCGCCGGCGCCGTGGACACCGTCACCGGCGAGGTCCTGGCCCCCTCGGACGCCGAACGCGGCACCGCGAGCAGCCGCGAGGCGGTCGGGGCGTTCAGCCTGCGGGCCCAGGCGGTGATCGTGACCAGCGGAGGCATCGGCGGCAACCACGACCTCGTGCGCGCCCAGTGGCCGCAGCGGCTCGGCACCCCGCCCGCGCGGATGCTCTCCGGCGTCCCCGCGCACGTCGACGGCCTGATGCTGGGCATCACCGAGGCCGCCGGGGCCAGCCACATCAACAAGGACCGGATGTGGCACTACACCGAGGGCATCGAGAACTGGAACCCCATCTGGTCCCGGCACGGCATCCGCATCCTGCCCGGCCCCTCCTCGCTCTGGCTCGACGCCACCGGCAAGCGGCTGCCCGTACCGCTCTTCCCCGGCTTCGACACCCTCGGCACCCTCGACCACATCATGCGGACCGGCCACGACCACACCTGGTTCGTGCTCAACCAGCGCATCATCGGCAAGGAGTTCGGCCTCTCCGGCTCCGAGCAGAACCCCGACCTGACGGGCAGGTCCGTCCGCGAGGTGATCAACCGGGCCCGGCAGGCGGTCCCCGGACCGGTCAAGGCCTTCATGGACCGCGGCGCGGACTTCATCGTGGAGCGGGACCTGTCGGCGATGGTCCGCCGGATGAACGAGCTCACCAAGGAGGACCTGCTCGACGAGGACGCCGTCCGCCGCGAGATCACCGCCCGCGACCGGGAGATCGCCAACCCCTTCACCAAGGACCTCCAGGTGACGGCCATCCACGGCGCGCGCAGGTACCTCGGCGACAAGCTGATCCGCACCGCCGCCCCGCACCGCATCCTCGACCCCGCCGCCGGCCCGCTGATCGCCGTCCGGCTCTCGATCCTGACCCGCAAGTCCCTGGGCGGCCTGGAGACCGACCTGTCCTCCCGCGTCCTGACCCCCTCCGGCGACCCCCTGCCCGGCGTCTACGCGGCCGGCGAGGCGGCCGGCTTCGGCGGCGGCGGCGTCCACGGCTACCGCGCGCTGGAGGGCACCTTCCTCGGCGGCTGCGTCTTCTCGGGCCGCGCCGCGGGCCGCGCCGCGGCCCGCGCGGTCGGCTAG
- a CDS encoding ASCH domain-containing protein, translating into MTNHGGLPPFELGFPGELRDRLVAAVLSGAKTTTTALLEQYRAADEALPRPGERRALVDSDERPLAVVEVTDVRVLRLAEVDLRHALDEGEGYASVAEWRSAHEGFWHGEPSRAELGDPAFTVDDDTLVVTERFRVVLTA; encoded by the coding sequence ATGACGAACCACGGCGGTCTGCCGCCCTTCGAGCTGGGCTTCCCGGGAGAACTGCGCGACCGGCTGGTGGCCGCCGTGCTGAGCGGGGCGAAGACCACGACGACGGCCCTGCTCGAGCAGTACCGGGCCGCGGACGAGGCGCTGCCCCGGCCGGGCGAGCGCAGGGCGCTGGTGGACTCCGACGAGCGGCCGCTGGCCGTCGTGGAGGTGACGGACGTACGGGTGCTGCGGCTGGCCGAGGTCGATCTGCGCCATGCGCTGGACGAGGGCGAGGGTTACGCCTCGGTGGCCGAATGGCGCTCCGCGCACGAGGGGTTCTGGCACGGCGAGCCGTCGCGCGCGGAGCTGGGCGACCCGGCGTTCACGGTGGACGACGACACCCTGGTGGTCACGGAGCGCTTCAGGGTCGTCCTCACGGCCTAG
- a CDS encoding APC family permease produces MPTGRSTTLPADSAAEIRTYKGQDRALRADRLGTAGLLLSVLAASAPLMVVAGVMPTIFGVMGIVGQPLLFVILGVVLALFGIGYAEMSRHVHNAGAFYAYIARGLGPTAGASASLVALVAYSAMQVGVYGILGFEISGLFATYLDTQVAWWIPALIAVAATGALGWLKIDLNAKVLGVLLLVECALVVVFDAAALGKPGPEGLSLDAFDPGTLGGAGLGTALCFCIAAFVGFEQSPVYAEETSKPHIVVSRVMFLAVGFVALFFALSAWALSVATGPAGIVKASAEAGPGLLFELTQSRLGAAFTDVLHVLFVTGMFAAMLSFHNVVARYAFAMGREGLLPARFGRTNPGTGAPATGSLLQTVVAAVVVLVFAVTDSAPTGDPTAPVLHLFTWMGSVGALGVTALMAAASFAVIAFFVRRGTAGAQVWRLAAAGLAGLALVGIVVYTVKDFAVLVGAEQGSALSWTLPAIIAVAALGGLVHGLVLKSRRPEAHARIGLGNEAFRLDQAADAGPGA; encoded by the coding sequence ATGCCGACGGGCAGATCCACCACGCTCCCAGCCGACTCCGCGGCCGAGATACGCACGTACAAGGGCCAGGACCGCGCCCTGCGCGCGGACCGGCTCGGCACCGCCGGACTGCTGCTCTCCGTCCTCGCAGCCAGCGCGCCCCTGATGGTCGTCGCAGGTGTCATGCCCACGATCTTCGGGGTCATGGGCATCGTCGGCCAGCCGCTGCTCTTCGTCATCCTCGGCGTCGTCCTCGCCCTGTTCGGCATCGGATACGCGGAGATGAGCCGGCACGTCCACAACGCCGGCGCCTTCTACGCCTACATCGCCCGCGGCCTCGGACCCACCGCCGGCGCCTCCGCCTCCCTCGTCGCCCTCGTCGCCTACAGCGCCATGCAGGTCGGCGTCTACGGCATCCTCGGCTTCGAGATCTCCGGCCTCTTCGCCACCTACCTCGACACCCAGGTCGCCTGGTGGATCCCGGCCCTGATCGCGGTCGCCGCCACCGGCGCGCTCGGCTGGCTCAAGATCGACCTGAACGCCAAGGTGCTCGGCGTCCTGCTCCTCGTCGAGTGCGCCCTCGTCGTCGTCTTCGACGCCGCCGCCCTCGGCAAGCCCGGCCCCGAGGGCCTCTCCCTGGACGCCTTCGACCCGGGCACCCTCGGCGGCGCCGGCCTCGGCACCGCGCTGTGCTTCTGCATCGCCGCCTTCGTCGGCTTCGAGCAGTCCCCGGTCTACGCCGAGGAGACCAGCAAGCCGCACATCGTCGTCTCCCGCGTGATGTTCCTCGCCGTCGGCTTCGTCGCCCTCTTCTTCGCCCTCAGCGCCTGGGCCCTCTCCGTCGCCACCGGCCCCGCCGGCATCGTGAAGGCCTCCGCCGAGGCCGGCCCCGGCCTGCTCTTCGAGCTCACGCAGAGCCGCCTCGGAGCCGCCTTCACCGACGTCCTGCACGTGCTCTTCGTGACCGGCATGTTCGCCGCCATGCTCAGCTTCCACAACGTCGTCGCCCGCTACGCCTTCGCGATGGGCCGCGAGGGCCTGCTCCCGGCCCGCTTCGGCCGCACCAACCCGGGCACCGGCGCCCCCGCCACCGGCTCCCTCCTGCAGACCGTCGTCGCCGCCGTGGTCGTCCTCGTCTTCGCCGTCACCGACTCCGCGCCGACGGGCGACCCCACCGCCCCCGTCCTGCACCTGTTCACCTGGATGGGCAGCGTCGGCGCCCTCGGCGTGACCGCCCTGATGGCCGCCGCCTCCTTCGCCGTCATCGCCTTCTTCGTCCGCCGCGGCACCGCCGGCGCCCAGGTGTGGCGCCTCGCCGCCGCGGGCCTGGCCGGCCTCGCCCTGGTCGGCATCGTCGTCTACACCGTCAAGGACTTCGCCGTCCTGGTCGGAGCCGAGCAGGGCTCCGCGCTGAGCTGGACCCTGCCCGCGATCATCGCCGTCGCCGCCCTGGGCGGACTGGTCCACGGACTGGTCCTGAAGTCCCGCCGTCCCGAGGCCCACGCCCGGATCGGCCTGGGCAACGAGGCCTTCCGCCTCGACCAGGCCGCCGACGCCGGACCGGGCGCCTGA